One window of the Methylovirgula sp. HY1 genome contains the following:
- a CDS encoding lytic transglycosylase domain-containing protein has translation MALTRKALAACDIDLVNSRIAHADTTSTAVRRKKIRGATRFMAAILTIAFSCCLPPLTQAKTLLRHKHDRSFSDRIASYVAEAEKRFSIPASWIYAVMHVESHGVRHAISPKGAMGLMQIMPKTWASLRARYHLGPDPFELHDNILAGAAYLREMHDLYGSPGDLAAYNAGPERYEAYRDHHRPLPAETRAYVAKLAPVIGARPLPDRRPDDPISQLFAAAAGLFAGHAETQSFVVRTTARVQPRSIIRRRQVTDLTAITPRSTGLFVRLSSREQAP, from the coding sequence ATGGCGCTGACCAGAAAAGCTCTCGCGGCTTGCGACATTGACTTGGTCAACAGCCGGATCGCTCATGCCGATACTACGAGCACAGCAGTGCGCCGCAAAAAAATAAGGGGAGCCACACGCTTCATGGCGGCGATCCTGACGATCGCGTTCAGCTGTTGCTTGCCGCCGCTCACACAGGCGAAAACACTCTTGCGACACAAGCACGACCGCTCTTTCTCCGATCGGATCGCCTCCTATGTCGCCGAAGCGGAGAAACGCTTCTCCATTCCGGCATCCTGGATTTACGCCGTGATGCACGTCGAAAGCCACGGAGTTCGCCACGCAATCTCGCCCAAGGGCGCGATGGGCCTGATGCAAATTATGCCGAAAACTTGGGCGTCTCTGCGTGCCCGCTATCACCTCGGACCCGATCCTTTCGAGCTGCACGACAACATACTGGCGGGCGCCGCCTATCTGCGGGAGATGCACGACCTCTACGGATCGCCTGGCGATCTCGCCGCCTATAATGCAGGTCCCGAACGATACGAAGCGTACCGCGATCACCATAGGCCATTGCCGGCCGAAACGAGAGCCTATGTCGCCAAGCTCGCACCCGTCATCGGTGCGCGGCCGCTGCCAGATAGGCGACCCGATGATCCCATCAGCCAGCTGTTTGCTGCGGCTGCGGGTCTGTTCGCTGGCCACGCGGAAACGCAATCTTTTGTCGTCCGAACGACAGCGCGCGTGCAGCCGCGAAGCATAATTCGGCGAAGGCAGGTCACCGACCTCACGGCGATCACGCCGCGATCGACAGGTCTGTTCGTACGTCTTTCGAGTCGGGAGCAGGCGCCATGA